From Plasmodium falciparum 3D7 genome assembly, chromosome: 9, one genomic window encodes:
- a CDS encoding ATP-dependent DNA helicase Q1, whose product MNEDAMKILNKCSGEKKKGEDLNSCNLLEYYKTKYSSIDIEKAKLILKEQFLIPDFREKQLECLNSIKRFEHVLNIMPTGGGKSLIYQVLPLIIEGISIVISPLISLIQDQIISLRNKKIVAETINSSLNKKENERILDILKSQDLGNLKVLYITPETATSGYFIDILYELYINKKISLISIDEVHCISTWGSDFRKSYRNLNKILDICPYVRTYCCTATATKFVEKDIIRNLNFYIFNKDCDNNINNNNINNNNNIHNNNKYDDHNNNCKVLNIVRTSFNRPNLKYIIIYSDLIKDEKKNSVCDIINEKRNKGKIGIIYCFKRNTCDEISKYLREKGIQALSYHAGLTNNTRKRIQQKWISGKTNILVATIAFGMGIDRKDVSFIIHYNLPKSIENYYQESGRCGRSGHISFCYLFYSKEDVEKLSYIIKTSFAHLDMHDVNIEKKYEKEIYNLECVHNLCINEKCIRSQILSYFGETYPNKNLQTNNTSDHNKQTYKNQTHVEKYNFDTANMYHPSDQNKDNLTDEHFCCSFCYDTKGSRIKIQKVINLYENKKGSNISQFYSKGETHEYNYLYTNNGKHKLYDDDTYYSPSGEEPREKRSTNYYNKYGDKYGDKYDDKYDDKYDEKYDDKYGDRKLQEGIYKLNNKKIKGYIPFQSASSIIPKQIRDKGIIEVMKELEKREEELNEKTKNDQEKHKVNKMNLFKSNSMNVKRKHVFSSFKIPRKI is encoded by the coding sequence atgaatgaagATGCTATGAAAATTTTGAATAAATGTTCTggtgaaaagaaaaaaggggAAGACCTGAATTCTTGTAATTTACTGGAGTAttacaaaacaaaatattcatCCATAGATATTGAGAAAGCTAAGTTAATATTGAAAGAACAATTTTTGATACCTGACTTTAGAGAAAAACAATTAGAATGTTTAAATTCGATTAAGAGGTTTGAAcatgtattaaatattatgcCAACAGGTGGTGGGAAATCCTTAATTTATCAAGTATTGCCTTTAATTATTGAGGGTATAAGTATTGTAATAAGTCCATTAATTTCTTTAATACAAGACCAAATAATATccttaagaaataaaaaaatagtaGCAGAAACTATTAATAgttctttaaataaaaaagaaaatgaaagaatattagatattttaaaaagtcAAGATTTGGGAAATTTGAaggttttatatattacaccAGAAACTGCAACAAGTGGATattttatagatatattatatgaactttatataaataaaaaaatatcgcTTATTTCTATTGACGAAGTACATTGTATAAGTACATGGGGTTCTGATTTTAGAAAATCATATAGAAATTTAAATAAGATTCTGGATATCTGTCCTTATGTAAGAACATATTGTTGTACTGCCACAGCAACGAAATTTGTAGAAAAGGATATCATAAGAAacttaaatttttatatatttaataaagattgtgataacaatataaataataataatataaataataataataatatacataataataacaaatatgatgatcataataataattgtaaagTACTTAATATTGTTAGAACCTCATTCAACAGAccaaatttaaaatatattattatttatagtgATTTAATTAaagatgagaaaaaaaatagtgtgtgtgatattataaatgaaaaacgaaataaaggaaaaattggtatcatatattgttttaaaagaaatacatGTGATGAAATTTCTAAATATTTAAGAGAAAAAGGTATACAAGCTTTAAGTTATCATGCTGGATTAACAAATAATACAAGAAAAAGAATACAACAGAAATGGATTTCTGGGAAGACCAATATTTTAGTAGCTACCATTGCATTTGGTATGGGTATAGATAGAAAAGAtgtatcatttattattcattataaCTTACCAAAAAGTatagaaaattattatcaagAATCAGGAAGATGTGGAAGAAGTGGACATATATCtttttgttatttgttttattcaAAAGAAGATGTAGAGAAATtgtcatatataattaaaacaaGTTTTGCTCATTTAGATATGCATGAtgtaaatatagaaaaaaaatatgaaaaagaaatttataatttagaATGTGTTCACAACCTAtgtataaatgaaaaatgtatACGTTCTCAAATTTTGTCTTATTTTGGAGAAACGTAtccaaataaaaatttacaaacaaataatacTTCTGACCATAATAAACAAACTTATAAAAATCAAACACATGTCGAGAAATACAACTTTGATACTGCTAATATGTATCATCCGTCTGatcaaaataaagataatttgACAGATGAACATTTCTGTTGCTCATTTTGTTATGACACTAAAGGTTCAAGAATTAAAATTCAAAAAGTAATAAACTTATATgagaataaaaaaggaagtaATATATCGCAATTTTATAGTAAGGGTGAGACAcatgaatataattatttatatacgaACAATGGGaaacataaattatatgatgaTGACACATATTATAGCCCCTCGGGCGAAGAACCACGTGAAAAGAGAAGcacaaattattataataaatatggtgATAAATATGGtgataaatatgatgataaatatgatgataaatatgatgaaaaatatgatgataaatatGGTGATAGAAAATTACAGgaaggaatatataaattaaataataaaaaaattaaaggatATATACCTTTTCAGAGTGCATCTTCTATTATTCCTAAACAAATTCGAGATAAAGGAATTATTGAAGTAATGaaagaattagaaaaaagagaagaagaattaaatgaaaagaCAAAAAATGATCAGGAAAAACATAaagtaaataaaatgaatttattCAAAAGTAATTCTATGAATGTAAAGAGGAAGCATGtgttttcttcatttaaaatTCCAAGGAAAATTTGA